From Acinetobacter lwoffii, a single genomic window includes:
- the ilvD gene encoding dihydroxy-acid dehydratase: MSKENIREHSAPVYEGIENAPARSMMRATGFQDEDFNRPFIGIASTWANVTPCNMHIDGLARTVEQGVSAAGGKGIIFNTITISDGISNGTEGMKYSLLSREVIADSIETVVGCQAYDGVIAIGGCDKNMPGCIMGLARLNRPGLFIYGGTIKPGEGHTDMISVFEAVGQYAKGEINAIQVKHIEEVSLPGPGSCGGMYTANSMASAIEALGMSLPGSSAQEAISDDKKIDCARAGEAVMNLLRLDIKPRDIMTKAAFENSIKVLIALGGSTNGVLHLLAMAHTAGVELSLDDFVRIGKDIPVVADVRPSGKYLMSELIAIGGIQPLMKRMLDAGMLDGSCLTVTGKTLAENLADVQDYPEGQQIILPFDAPVKKDSHLVILKGNLSPKGAVAKITGKEGLHFAGPARVFEGEQGAMRGILDGEVQPGEVVVIRGVGPKGGPGMPEMLKPTSAIIGKGLGASVALITDGRFSGGSHGFVIGHVTPEAYEGGPIGLVQNGDQISINAETREMTWHVAEEEIAARQAAWTKPQPNYTHGALAKFAKLTSGAETGAVTDLNLDL, translated from the coding sequence ATGAGTAAAGAAAATATCCGCGAACATTCAGCCCCTGTCTATGAAGGCATTGAAAATGCACCGGCACGTTCCATGATGCGTGCCACCGGTTTTCAGGATGAAGATTTTAACCGACCATTTATTGGCATTGCTTCGACCTGGGCCAACGTTACGCCATGTAATATGCATATTGATGGTCTGGCCAGAACAGTCGAACAGGGCGTGAGTGCGGCGGGTGGCAAAGGTATTATCTTCAATACCATTACCATTTCTGACGGAATTTCCAACGGTACGGAAGGCATGAAATATTCACTGCTATCACGGGAAGTGATCGCAGACTCGATTGAAACGGTCGTGGGCTGCCAGGCTTATGATGGGGTCATCGCGATTGGTGGTTGTGATAAAAACATGCCGGGCTGCATCATGGGGTTGGCACGCTTAAACCGTCCGGGGTTGTTTATTTATGGCGGCACTATTAAACCGGGCGAAGGCCATACCGACATGATTTCGGTATTTGAAGCAGTCGGTCAGTATGCCAAAGGTGAAATCAACGCGATTCAGGTCAAGCATATTGAAGAAGTGTCTTTGCCGGGTCCGGGTTCTTGTGGCGGTATGTATACCGCTAACTCGATGGCCTCTGCGATTGAAGCACTCGGCATGAGCTTGCCGGGTTCCTCGGCACAGGAAGCGATTTCGGATGACAAAAAAATCGACTGTGCCCGTGCCGGTGAAGCGGTGATGAATCTGTTACGACTGGATATCAAGCCGCGCGACATCATGACCAAGGCTGCTTTCGAAAATTCGATCAAGGTCTTGATTGCGCTGGGTGGTTCAACCAATGGCGTGTTACATCTGCTAGCCATGGCGCATACCGCAGGGGTTGAATTGAGTCTGGATGATTTCGTGCGGATTGGCAAAGATATTCCGGTGGTGGCCGATGTGCGTCCATCCGGGAAATATTTAATGTCAGAACTGATTGCGATTGGTGGGATTCAACCACTGATGAAGCGCATGCTGGATGCCGGCATGCTGGATGGGTCCTGTTTAACGGTCACAGGTAAGACGCTGGCAGAAAACCTGGCCGATGTGCAGGACTATCCGGAAGGTCAGCAGATTATTCTGCCTTTTGATGCGCCCGTGAAAAAAGATTCCCATCTGGTGATTTTGAAAGGCAATCTGTCGCCGAAGGGCGCTGTGGCCAAGATTACCGGTAAGGAAGGTCTGCATTTTGCTGGCCCGGCACGGGTCTTTGAAGGCGAGCAGGGTGCCATGCGCGGGATTCTGGATGGCGAAGTCCAGCCGGGTGAAGTGGTGGTGATTCGTGGCGTCGGCCCTAAAGGTGGTCCGGGCATGCCGGAAATGCTGAAACCGACTTCTGCGATTATTGGTAAAGGTCTGGGCGCTTCGGTGGCTTTAATTACTGACGGACGCTTCTCTGGCGGCAGTCATGGTTTCGTGATTGGTCATGTGACGCCAGAAGCTTATGAGGGCGGCCCGATTGGTCTGGTGCAAAATGGTGATCAGATTTCAATTAATGCTGAAACCCGGGAAATGACCTGGCATGTTGCGGAAGAAGAAATTGCCGCACGTCAAGCGGCCTGGACCAAACCTCAGCCAAACTATACTCACGGTGCGCTGGCCAAATTCGCCAAACTGACTTCAGGTGCAGAAACCGGTGCAGTCACTGACCTGAATCTTGACCTCTAA
- a CDS encoding aldehyde dehydrogenase family protein codes for MVARSTQQTKEYALYVAGQAVQTGEWLEVKHKYNHELYARVALADANTLEQAIQSAVDAEAEMAALEPFQKQKILLHCVRRFREIHEELTEILIAEGGKPRKAAEAEVERLINTFQIAADAVTQIDQGRMLPLAVTAAASGYQGIVKQVPIGAVSLISPFNFPLNLTAHKIAPAIAAGCPFVLKPPSLTPISALKIAEILAETDLPRGAFSVLPCPRELADLLVTDERFKLLSFTGSDAVGWDMKARAGRKKVVLELGGNAAVMIEPDTEINDALINRLIGGAYNHAGQVCISVQRILVHQQIYTEVKDKLLAKLKTIKAADPNLSTTLVGPMIKEDEAKRLKKWLDKAVKKDAKILIGGELNGVMFAPTLLENVDHSLEIYRDEAFGPVAILEAYADFESGIACINRSRFGLQAGVYTQNLNKMLYAWDHLHVGGVIINDIPSFRVDNMPYGGVKDSGLGREGIQSAIRDMQEERMLVIKA; via the coding sequence ATGGTAGCGAGAAGCACACAACAAACGAAAGAGTATGCATTATATGTCGCCGGTCAGGCCGTTCAGACGGGTGAATGGTTAGAGGTCAAACATAAATATAACCACGAACTGTATGCCCGTGTCGCTTTGGCAGATGCCAACACACTGGAACAGGCGATTCAGTCTGCCGTAGATGCTGAAGCCGAAATGGCTGCCTTGGAGCCGTTTCAGAAACAGAAAATTCTGCTGCATTGCGTACGCCGTTTTCGTGAGATTCATGAAGAATTGACCGAAATTCTGATTGCAGAAGGGGGCAAGCCGCGTAAAGCAGCCGAAGCCGAAGTTGAACGTCTGATTAATACTTTCCAGATTGCCGCAGATGCCGTGACCCAGATTGATCAGGGACGTATGCTGCCTTTGGCCGTGACTGCAGCAGCATCCGGCTATCAGGGCATTGTGAAACAGGTGCCGATTGGTGCGGTGTCTTTGATCAGTCCGTTTAATTTTCCTTTAAATCTGACCGCGCATAAAATTGCTCCTGCGATTGCAGCCGGTTGTCCCTTTGTGCTGAAACCGCCTAGCCTGACCCCGATTTCTGCCTTAAAAATTGCTGAAATTCTGGCGGAAACCGATTTACCGCGAGGTGCGTTTTCGGTATTGCCCTGTCCGCGAGAGCTGGCTGATCTACTGGTCACCGATGAGCGTTTTAAATTACTCAGTTTTACCGGTTCCGATGCTGTAGGCTGGGATATGAAAGCGCGTGCCGGTCGTAAAAAAGTGGTCTTGGAGCTGGGTGGCAATGCTGCTGTCATGATTGAGCCAGATACCGAAATTAACGATGCCTTGATTAACCGTCTAATTGGCGGGGCGTATAACCATGCCGGACAGGTGTGTATCAGTGTGCAACGCATTTTGGTGCATCAGCAGATTTATACTGAAGTGAAGGACAAACTGCTGGCGAAACTGAAAACGATTAAAGCCGCTGATCCGAATCTGAGCACAACCTTGGTTGGTCCGATGATCAAGGAAGATGAAGCCAAACGCCTGAAAAAATGGCTGGATAAAGCCGTGAAAAAAGACGCGAAAATCCTGATTGGAGGCGAATTGAATGGTGTGATGTTCGCACCGACCTTGCTGGAAAATGTAGACCACAGTCTGGAAATCTACCGTGATGAAGCCTTTGGCCCGGTGGCAATTCTGGAAGCGTATGCTGATTTCGAATCCGGTATTGCCTGTATCAACCGCAGCCGTTTTGGCTTGCAAGCTGGAGTGTATACTCAGAATCTGAACAAGATGCTGTATGCCTGGGATCATCTGCATGTCGGCGGTGTCATTATCAATGATATTCCGTCTTTCCGGGTCGATAACATGCCCTATGGCGGGGTCAAAGATTCAGGTCTGGGTCGTGAAGGAATTCAGTCCGCCATTCGCGATATGCAGGAAGAGCGCATGCTGGTGATTAAAGCCTAG
- the rsmB gene encoding 16S rRNA (cytosine(967)-C(5))-methyltransferase RsmB, producing MSQIQSSAKNLNLRAQVVKTLLAVQNGQSLASVLNQHINIVSERDRGLYHELTLGCLRQWHGLKAITLPLLTKPLDNQALESCLYLGLYQILCTRIPAHAAISETVTAAKQLGFEPLSGLVNAVLRRVSRETEEFDLALNQAHGLPSWLYKRLKKDWPEQLAELSHDLKQIAPLTLRVNINQVSRDEYLEILEEEGYEARACTLSEVGIVLEQNVHIPNLPGYEAGGFSVQDEHAQLCATLVPDLEGKIVVDACAAPGGKTAHILEKYSPKKLYAIDQDAKRLVRVAENLERLLLTEYADVEIIAADAITWTAPEPVDCIVLDAPCSAIGVIRRHPDIRLLRHSTDIPQTVQLQKQILENMWQQLKVGGTLLYITCSILKAENEQQMVEFFAQHADAKEIKIEADWGIEQIHGRQLLPKADQGDGFFYCRIEKTA from the coding sequence ATGAGCCAAATTCAATCATCAGCTAAAAATTTGAATTTGCGCGCGCAAGTTGTAAAAACGCTATTGGCTGTACAAAATGGCCAATCACTTGCTTCTGTACTCAATCAACATATCAACATCGTATCTGAGCGTGACCGTGGTCTATATCATGAGTTAACTCTAGGCTGTTTACGTCAGTGGCATGGCCTGAAAGCCATCACTCTGCCGCTGTTAACCAAACCCCTGGATAACCAGGCTCTAGAAAGCTGCTTATATTTGGGTTTGTACCAGATTCTATGTACCCGTATTCCGGCACATGCTGCAATTTCAGAAACCGTCACTGCAGCCAAACAGCTGGGATTTGAACCTTTAAGCGGTCTGGTCAATGCGGTACTGCGTCGTGTTTCACGTGAAACAGAAGAATTTGACCTGGCTTTAAATCAGGCGCATGGCCTGCCAAGCTGGCTCTACAAGCGTTTAAAGAAAGACTGGCCGGAACAGCTTGCCGAGCTGTCACATGACTTGAAACAGATTGCGCCGCTTACCTTGCGTGTCAATATCAATCAGGTCAGCCGTGATGAATATCTGGAAATTCTGGAAGAAGAAGGCTATGAAGCACGTGCCTGTACTCTTTCTGAAGTTGGGATTGTACTGGAACAGAATGTGCATATTCCGAACCTGCCGGGCTATGAAGCCGGCGGTTTCTCGGTGCAGGATGAACATGCCCAGCTGTGTGCGACCTTAGTTCCTGACCTTGAAGGCAAAATCGTAGTAGATGCCTGCGCTGCGCCAGGGGGTAAGACTGCGCATATCTTGGAAAAATACAGCCCGAAAAAACTCTATGCCATTGATCAGGATGCTAAACGTTTAGTCCGTGTGGCAGAAAATCTGGAACGTTTACTGTTAACTGAATATGCCGACGTTGAAATTATCGCGGCTGATGCGATCACCTGGACCGCTCCGGAGCCGGTCGATTGTATCGTACTGGATGCACCATGCTCTGCAATTGGTGTGATCCGTCGTCATCCGGATATTCGCTTGTTACGTCACTCTACCGATATTCCGCAAACGGTACAGCTGCAAAAGCAGATTCTGGAAAATATGTGGCAGCAACTGAAAGTCGGTGGTACGTTGCTGTACATCACCTGTTCAATTCTGAAAGCCGAAAATGAACAACAGATGGTCGAGTTCTTTGCTCAACATGCCGATGCCAAAGAAATCAAAATCGAAGCCGATTGGGGCATCGAACAGATTCATGGCCGTCAATTGTTACCGAAAGCGGATCAAGGCGACGGCTTCTTCTATTGCCGTATTGAAAAAACGGCATAA
- the zupT gene encoding zinc transporter ZupT, with translation MISVSDGQVHTAFAVTLFAGLATVVGGGLVLFLKKPNFRLLAFGLAFAAGAMIYVSLTEILNKSIASFSLDFDEKTGFAFGTFAFLLGVVLVLLLDRFVPNPHDTIETHSAKGVSSTQLLRTGMLTLFAISAHNLPEGLATFFATLESPALGAPLAVAIAIHNVPEGVAIALPVYMATGRKDYALWASLVSGLAEPLGAALGYFILAPYMSETVYGLIFGVIGGVMVYLALDELLPTAKRYAKGHETVYGLVSGMAALASSLVIFKFIQ, from the coding sequence ATGATTTCCGTTTCAGATGGACAAGTCCATACAGCCTTTGCCGTGACTTTATTTGCCGGGCTGGCCACCGTGGTGGGTGGGGGACTGGTATTATTCTTAAAAAAACCTAATTTCCGTTTGCTAGCCTTTGGTTTGGCCTTTGCTGCCGGGGCCATGATTTATGTCTCTTTAACCGAAATTCTGAACAAATCGATCGCGTCCTTTAGCCTGGATTTTGATGAAAAAACCGGTTTTGCCTTTGGCACTTTTGCTTTTTTACTGGGCGTAGTTCTGGTGTTATTGCTGGATCGCTTTGTGCCGAATCCCCATGACACCATTGAAACCCATTCTGCCAAGGGCGTCAGTTCAACCCAATTACTGCGTACCGGCATGTTGACCCTGTTTGCGATTAGCGCACATAACCTACCGGAAGGACTGGCGACGTTTTTTGCCACACTGGAAAGCCCTGCTTTGGGTGCGCCACTGGCGGTGGCAATTGCGATTCATAATGTACCAGAAGGTGTGGCGATTGCCTTGCCGGTATATATGGCCACCGGCCGTAAAGATTATGCGCTCTGGGCCAGTCTGGTCTCGGGCCTGGCCGAACCATTGGGGGCAGCGCTCGGTTATTTTATTCTGGCACCTTATATGAGTGAAACCGTCTATGGTCTGATCTTTGGGGTGATTGGCGGCGTGATGGTTTATCTGGCACTGGATGAATTATTGCCGACGGCAAAACGCTATGCCAAAGGACATGAAACGGTATATGGGCTGGTCAGTGGCATGGCTGCATTGGCCAGCAGTCTGGTGATTTTTAAGTTTATTCAATAA
- the ilvD gene encoding dihydroxy-acid dehydratase, with amino-acid sequence MPDYRSKTSTHGRNMAGARGLWRATGMKDEDFGKPIIAVVNSFTQFVPGHVHLKDLGQLVARQIEASGGVAKEFNTIAVDDGIAMGHDGMLYSLPSRDLIADSVEYMVNAHCADAMVCISNCDKITPGMLMAAMRLNIPVVFVSGGPMEAGKVKIRGNEKAIDLVDAMIVAADDSFTDEEVAEYERSACPTCGSCSGMFTANSMNCLTEALGLSLPGNGSTLATHANRKKLFERAGQLIVEITKRHYEQNDYSLLPRSIATKAAFENAMTLDISMGGSTNTVLHLLAAAHEAEVDFTMTDIDRLSRNVPVLCKVAPAKQDVHMEDVHRAGGIMSILGELDRAGLLDTSVPTVHEKTLKDALDKWDIIRTEDEDVYQFFKSAPGGVPTQTAFSQDRYYARLDGDRDNGVIRNAANAFSQDGGLAVLYGNIALEGCIVKTAGVDDSILKFNGTTRVFESQDAAVEAILGGKITAGDVVVIRYEGPRGGPGMQEMLYPTSYLKSKGLGKDCALLTDGRFSGGSSGLSIGHVSPEAAEGGAIGLVEDGDRIEIDIPNRTIHLAVDDATMAARREAQEAKGWQPAEQRPRKVSKALKAYAMHTTSASKGAVRDI; translated from the coding sequence ATGCCTGACTATCGTTCAAAAACATCGACACACGGAAGAAATATGGCTGGCGCACGCGGTTTATGGCGTGCCACCGGCATGAAAGATGAAGATTTCGGTAAGCCGATTATTGCGGTGGTGAACTCGTTCACCCAGTTTGTACCGGGTCATGTGCATCTTAAAGACCTGGGTCAGCTGGTGGCACGTCAAATTGAAGCGTCAGGCGGCGTGGCCAAAGAATTCAATACTATTGCGGTCGATGACGGCATCGCGATGGGTCATGATGGCATGTTGTATTCATTGCCTTCGCGTGACCTGATTGCAGACTCGGTCGAGTACATGGTCAATGCCCATTGTGCCGATGCGATGGTATGTATCTCGAACTGTGACAAGATTACCCCAGGCATGTTAATGGCCGCGATGCGTCTGAACATTCCAGTAGTATTTGTCTCTGGCGGTCCAATGGAAGCGGGCAAGGTCAAAATCCGTGGCAATGAAAAAGCCATTGATCTGGTTGATGCCATGATTGTTGCAGCAGATGACAGCTTCACTGATGAAGAAGTTGCTGAATATGAACGTTCAGCTTGCCCAACCTGTGGTTCATGTTCAGGCATGTTTACCGCAAACTCGATGAACTGTTTGACTGAAGCACTTGGTTTATCGCTTCCGGGCAATGGTTCAACGCTGGCAACCCATGCCAACCGTAAAAAATTATTCGAGCGTGCGGGTCAATTGATTGTTGAAATCACTAAACGTCATTATGAGCAAAATGACTACAGCTTATTGCCACGTTCAATCGCGACCAAAGCAGCGTTTGAAAATGCGATGACTTTAGACATTTCCATGGGTGGTTCAACCAATACGGTTCTACATTTGTTGGCAGCAGCACACGAGGCAGAAGTCGACTTTACCATGACTGATATCGATCGTTTGTCACGTAATGTGCCAGTTCTTTGTAAGGTTGCGCCGGCGAAGCAGGACGTGCATATGGAAGATGTACACCGTGCCGGTGGCATCATGTCGATTCTGGGCGAACTGGATCGTGCAGGCTTACTGGATACTTCTGTTCCAACGGTCCATGAAAAAACTTTAAAAGATGCCTTGGATAAATGGGACATCATCCGTACTGAAGATGAAGACGTCTATCAATTCTTTAAGTCAGCGCCGGGTGGTGTACCGACTCAGACGGCATTCTCGCAAGACCGTTATTATGCACGCTTAGATGGCGACCGTGACAATGGCGTGATCCGTAATGCAGCCAATGCATTCTCGCAAGATGGCGGCTTGGCAGTACTTTATGGCAATATCGCACTAGAAGGCTGTATCGTAAAAACAGCGGGTGTGGATGACTCAATCCTGAAATTCAACGGGACTACACGTGTGTTTGAAAGTCAGGATGCTGCGGTTGAAGCAATTCTGGGTGGTAAAATCACTGCGGGTGATGTCGTCGTGATTCGCTATGAAGGTCCACGTGGTGGTCCGGGTATGCAAGAAATGCTGTATCCAACCAGTTACTTAAAATCGAAAGGTTTGGGTAAAGACTGTGCACTTTTAACGGATGGCCGTTTCTCTGGTGGTTCATCTGGTCTGTCGATTGGTCACGTGTCGCCTGAAGCTGCAGAAGGCGGTGCGATTGGTCTGGTTGAAGATGGCGACCGTATCGAAATTGATATTCCAAACCGTACCATTCACCTGGCGGTGGATGATGCAACTATGGCAGCACGTCGTGAAGCACAAGAAGCCAAAGGCTGGCAGCCTGCTGAACAGCGTCCGCGTAAAGTGTCTAAAGCACTGAAAGCGTATGCGATGCATACCACCAGTGCCTCGAAAGGTGCGGTACGTGATATCTAA
- the fmt gene encoding methionyl-tRNA formyltransferase, giving the protein MKIIFAGTPEFAATALAALLRTEHEIVAVYTQPDRKAGRGQKLTASAVKQLALEHHLSVYQPLHFKSSTEEGLAAQAELKALNADVMVVAAYGLILPQVVLDTPKYGCLNIHGSLLPRWRGAAPIQRAIATGDIETGVTIMKMAAGLDTGDMMYKTLCPISAEDTSASLHDKLALQGAEAIVAVLESEQTLQHYLETREVQDENLTVYAHKLTKAEAQIDWTQPAADIDRNIRAFNPWPVAFTPLDDGNNLRIWNSSLSTQKASNALPSEVIALDKDGVHVMCGDQHAICITNLQWPGGKALNAVQINQTQKLSVGYKFA; this is encoded by the coding sequence GTGAAGATCATATTTGCAGGCACACCAGAATTTGCAGCGACTGCATTGGCTGCGTTGCTTAGAACCGAACATGAAATTGTGGCGGTCTATACTCAACCGGACCGCAAGGCCGGACGTGGACAAAAGCTCACGGCATCTGCGGTGAAGCAGTTAGCGCTTGAACATCATCTTTCGGTCTATCAGCCTTTACATTTCAAGTCATCGACTGAAGAAGGTCTGGCGGCGCAAGCGGAACTTAAAGCCTTAAATGCAGATGTGATGGTGGTGGCAGCTTATGGCCTGATCCTGCCACAAGTGGTTCTGGATACGCCAAAATATGGTTGCCTGAATATTCATGGTTCGCTGTTGCCACGCTGGCGCGGTGCAGCCCCGATTCAGCGCGCGATTGCTACCGGCGATATCGAAACAGGTGTGACCATTATGAAAATGGCAGCCGGTCTGGATACCGGGGACATGATGTATAAAACACTGTGCCCGATTAGCGCCGAAGATACATCTGCCAGCCTGCATGACAAACTGGCGCTGCAAGGTGCTGAGGCGATTGTGGCCGTGCTCGAATCGGAACAGACTTTACAGCACTATCTTGAGACCCGTGAAGTTCAGGATGAAAATCTGACTGTCTACGCGCATAAACTGACAAAAGCCGAAGCACAAATTGACTGGACCCAGCCTGCAGCAGATATTGACCGTAATATTCGTGCCTTTAATCCCTGGCCAGTGGCATTCACCCCGCTAGATGACGGCAACAATTTACGCATCTGGAATTCATCACTTTCCACACAAAAGGCAAGCAATGCCCTGCCTAGTGAAGTGATTGCCCTGGATAAAGATGGCGTGCATGTGATGTGTGGTGATCAACATGCTATTTGCATCACCAATCTGCAATGGCCAGGTGGCAAAGCCCTGAATGCTGTTCAAATTAATCAAACTCAAAAACTATCGGTAGGATATAAATTCGCATGA
- a CDS encoding methionine/alanine import family NSS transporter small subunit yields the protein MNTSALIMMIISIVLLWGGLVLAVIHLAKNPEEPED from the coding sequence ATGAATACATCTGCACTAATCATGATGATCATCTCTATCGTTTTATTATGGGGTGGTCTGGTACTGGCTGTGATTCATCTGGCAAAGAATCCGGAAGAACCAGAAGACTAA
- a CDS encoding sodium-dependent transporter, with protein MTETRENWSARSGFIIAAIGSAVGLGNIWRFPYVAYENGGGAFLIPYLIAIFAAGLPLLFLDYAVGHKFRKAPPMAYKKLMNAESLGWWQVMVTLVIGIYYASVLSWAGSYMFYSFGQQWGTDTQGFFFNTYLQNGEGLTLGFVPVLFFGLVVVWAAVMLILYGGVRRGVELANKIFMPLLVILFTILVIQAVRLPGAVDGLNAFFTPNWEAMANYKVWLAAFGHIFFSLSVGFGIMLTYASYLKRKTNLTGSGIVVALANSSFEILAGIGVFAALGFMAFSSGAKVEDVVSGGIGLAFIAFPKIISSLGAGGDLFGFLFFGSLTVAGITSMVSILQVPIAAFQDKLGWSKNKSVTIIAGGSAVISTLMFSTHSAITFVDIIDYFANNIGIVGGGLLSIILLSWFRRPLMKQLEGHVNEFASVKLGASWNFMLTVITPLSLLLALGLTLKSIMAEGYGGYAASTLWMVGGGVMAFFILGAILFSLIKDRHS; from the coding sequence ATGACAGAAACTCGTGAGAATTGGTCCGCACGATCAGGATTCATTATTGCAGCGATTGGTTCCGCCGTTGGCTTGGGGAATATCTGGCGTTTCCCTTATGTTGCCTATGAAAATGGTGGCGGGGCATTCCTGATCCCCTATCTGATTGCGATTTTCGCAGCAGGTTTACCTTTATTGTTTTTAGACTATGCGGTCGGACACAAGTTCCGTAAAGCACCGCCTATGGCCTATAAAAAACTCATGAATGCCGAATCCTTGGGTTGGTGGCAGGTCATGGTCACTCTGGTGATCGGGATTTACTATGCCAGCGTCTTGTCCTGGGCTGGCAGCTATATGTTCTATTCCTTTGGACAGCAGTGGGGCACAGATACCCAAGGCTTCTTCTTCAATACTTACCTACAAAATGGTGAGGGTCTGACGCTCGGTTTTGTACCTGTGCTGTTCTTTGGTCTGGTGGTCGTTTGGGCAGCAGTCATGCTGATTCTTTACGGTGGAGTACGCCGTGGGGTAGAACTGGCGAATAAAATCTTTATGCCATTGCTGGTGATTTTATTCACGATCCTAGTGATTCAGGCAGTACGTTTACCTGGTGCAGTCGATGGTTTAAATGCTTTCTTCACGCCGAACTGGGAAGCGATGGCCAACTATAAAGTCTGGTTAGCCGCTTTTGGTCATATCTTCTTCTCACTGTCAGTGGGCTTCGGGATCATGTTGACCTATGCATCTTACCTGAAACGCAAAACTAACCTGACCGGTTCAGGGATTGTGGTGGCATTGGCCAACTCGTCTTTTGAAATTCTGGCGGGTATTGGTGTCTTTGCCGCGCTTGGTTTTATGGCATTCAGCTCAGGTGCGAAAGTTGAAGATGTGGTATCTGGCGGTATTGGTCTGGCCTTTATTGCGTTTCCGAAAATCATTTCCAGTTTAGGTGCAGGTGGTGACCTGTTCGGTTTCCTGTTCTTTGGTTCATTGACGGTTGCTGGTATTACCTCGATGGTCAGTATCCTGCAAGTTCCGATTGCTGCGTTCCAGGACAAACTGGGCTGGTCAAAGAACAAGTCAGTGACGATTATTGCTGGTGGTTCAGCAGTGATTTCTACCCTGATGTTCTCGACACATAGTGCCATTACCTTTGTCGATATCATCGACTACTTTGCCAATAACATCGGTATTGTCGGTGGCGGTCTGTTATCGATTATTCTGTTGTCGTGGTTCCGTCGTCCATTAATGAAACAGCTGGAAGGCCATGTGAATGAGTTTGCCAGCGTGAAACTGGGTGCCAGTTGGAACTTCATGCTAACGGTGATCACGCCTTTGTCATTATTGCTGGCATTGGGCCTGACCCTGAAATCGATCATGGCAGAAGGTTATGGTGGCTATGCTGCCAGTACCCTATGGATGGTAGGTGGAGGAGTAATGGCATTCTTTATTCTGGGTGCCATTCTATTCAGCCTGATTAAAGATCGTCACAGCTAG
- a CDS encoding TIGR04219 family outer membrane beta-barrel protein, with translation MRAKILTTLLCGFGLSTLSHADVIGVKADLSYWDFDGYSQDNNFKHELDRQGTAQLSLAVEHPVPLLPNAKIKYVNLDSNSEQSSLINASEIELNNIDYILYYELLDTIVHADIGAGLTNLDGTVKNLTAGVFTQYDLDEYSPLLYATAGVKLPFTGLSAQAEAVYSHGSDTRKTDVQAELQYDFIDNLLVDVGAKIGYRLMQVDFEQDQRPDLQLEFKGPYIGLDVHF, from the coding sequence ATGCGCGCAAAAATACTCACCACCTTATTATGTGGTTTTGGACTCAGTACGCTCAGTCATGCAGATGTGATCGGCGTGAAAGCGGATCTCAGTTACTGGGATTTTGACGGCTATAGTCAGGATAACAATTTCAAGCATGAGCTGGATCGACAAGGTACAGCACAACTATCTCTCGCTGTAGAACATCCAGTGCCATTGTTGCCAAATGCCAAGATTAAATACGTCAATCTGGACAGCAATAGCGAACAGAGTTCTCTTATCAATGCCTCAGAAATTGAGCTGAACAATATTGACTATATTCTGTATTATGAATTGCTAGATACCATTGTGCATGCGGATATAGGCGCAGGTTTAACCAATCTGGATGGTACGGTAAAAAACCTGACTGCCGGCGTTTTCACTCAATACGATCTGGATGAATATAGTCCACTGCTCTATGCAACAGCCGGGGTTAAATTGCCCTTTACCGGACTGAGTGCCCAAGCAGAAGCGGTTTACAGTCACGGCAGTGATACCCGAAAGACCGATGTACAAGCCGAACTGCAATATGATTTCATTGATAATCTGCTGGTCGATGTCGGTGCCAAAATCGGTTATCGCCTCATGCAGGTAGATTTTGAACAAGATCAACGTCCAGACTTACAGCTGGAATTTAAAGGCCCTTATATCGGTCTAGATGTGCATTTTTAA